The following coding sequences lie in one Gemmatimonadales bacterium genomic window:
- a CDS encoding MFS transporter — translation MASSAPPAFPGPSRAYSWYALGLLALLNLLSYVNRNVIFALVPPIELDLHLTDTHVGWIASAFVLLFSVAVFPFGVLSDLRSRRAVAAVGVVVWSAFAFLAGLSRGFWGLFLARAAVGIGAAAFTAAAASLVADYFPGRRRAVAMGVFSAGIPIGGVVGIAIGGQLEQFYGWRIAMMAVAVPGFLLAALAVRLTDPTRPPPILTVRQYWRQLELGATGALKVAWPLLLGTAVGLLAAWILDSRYGATSSLDTAALATGIGLGLAGNLVLVVRANRRKEDVFDFLPAESMNDALGEMKIAVDTVLRTPTLKYLFVGGALVSFGMNGLVGWAPTFMSRALGLSVAQGTLLLGQWGLLAGTSGTLAGGMLADWLGKFTRRGRMLVSSLGLFVGGPLAIWLLSVRDLGVFVPVFAAAFFFLTLYNGPVIAAVFDVVPARIGATVVGAYLLFIHVAGDAIALPLVGFLSDRFGIDRAIFILPAAAIAGGVVLFLGVGTVLRDMAFVAARTTTSHPIVQ, via the coding sequence GTGGCCAGTAGCGCACCCCCCGCCTTTCCTGGGCCCTCGCGGGCCTACAGCTGGTATGCCCTGGGGCTGCTCGCCCTGCTCAACCTGCTGAGCTACGTCAACCGAAACGTCATCTTTGCCCTCGTCCCGCCGATCGAGCTCGATCTCCACCTGACAGATACACATGTCGGATGGATTGCCTCCGCGTTCGTGCTGCTCTTTTCGGTGGCGGTCTTTCCCTTCGGGGTGCTGAGCGACTTGCGCTCCCGGCGTGCGGTAGCCGCCGTCGGTGTCGTGGTATGGAGCGCCTTTGCCTTCCTGGCCGGGCTTTCGCGCGGCTTCTGGGGGCTCTTCCTGGCGCGAGCGGCGGTCGGCATCGGCGCCGCCGCCTTCACGGCGGCGGCCGCCTCGCTCGTGGCGGACTACTTCCCGGGCCGCCGGCGCGCGGTGGCGATGGGCGTGTTCTCCGCGGGGATTCCGATTGGTGGCGTCGTCGGCATCGCCATCGGTGGACAACTGGAACAGTTCTACGGGTGGCGCATCGCGATGATGGCGGTGGCCGTGCCGGGGTTCCTGCTCGCCGCGCTGGCCGTCCGACTCACCGATCCGACCCGCCCGCCACCGATCTTGACCGTACGGCAGTACTGGCGTCAGCTGGAACTCGGGGCCACTGGTGCGCTGAAGGTGGCATGGCCCCTCCTGCTGGGCACGGCCGTGGGCCTGCTCGCTGCATGGATTCTCGACAGTCGATACGGCGCCACGTCGAGCCTGGACACGGCGGCGCTCGCCACCGGCATCGGGCTGGGGCTGGCGGGCAACCTGGTGCTGGTGGTCCGCGCCAACCGCCGCAAGGAGGATGTCTTCGATTTTCTCCCCGCGGAAAGCATGAACGACGCACTCGGCGAAATGAAGATCGCGGTGGATACCGTGCTTCGCACGCCGACTCTCAAGTATCTCTTCGTGGGCGGGGCGCTCGTGTCATTCGGGATGAACGGGCTGGTGGGGTGGGCGCCGACGTTCATGTCGCGCGCGCTGGGCCTGAGCGTGGCCCAGGGGACGCTGCTGCTCGGTCAATGGGGGTTGCTGGCCGGCACCTCGGGCACGCTGGCTGGCGGAATGCTTGCCGACTGGCTGGGAAAGTTTACCCGGCGGGGTCGGATGCTGGTGTCGTCACTGGGATTGTTCGTTGGCGGGCCGCTGGCCATCTGGTTGCTGTCCGTGCGTGATCTCGGCGTCTTCGTACCAGTTTTCGCGGCGGCGTTCTTCTTCCTGACGCTCTACAACGGGCCGGTCATTGCGGCGGTCTTCGATGTGGTGCCCGCCCGGATCGGGGCGACCGTGGTGGGGGCGTACCTGCTCTTCATTCACGTGGCGGGTGACGCGATTGCCCTGCCGCTCGTCGGCTTCCTTTCAGACCGCTTCGGCATCGACCGGGCCATCTTCATCCTGCCGGCCGCGGCGATTGCGGGCGGGGTTGTGCTCTTCCTGGGGGTTGGGACGGTGCTGCGGGACATGGCGTTTGTGGCAGCTCGAACGACAACTTCACACCCGATCGTCCAGTAG
- a CDS encoding TIGR00730 family Rossman fold protein yields MAADAPTPSDRSLTEDELLFDRFATDAERRRADALKISDSWRVLRIMGEFVWGFDNLASIKDGVSIFGSARTKPDDRYYRDAVTVAQLLAAHRIPVITGGGPGIMEAGNRGAKEAGGESVGCNIELPFEQGNNPYLTKNLLFKFFFVRKTMFVKYATAFIVFPGGYGTMDELFEALTLIQTGKVKSFPVILFGRAYWEGMVEWLSHTVAGAGNINTGDLTLFHLTDDPEEAVRIVLEARAKRA; encoded by the coding sequence ATGGCCGCTGACGCGCCAACCCCGTCTGACCGCAGCCTGACCGAAGACGAACTCCTCTTCGACCGCTTTGCCACGGACGCCGAACGACGGCGGGCCGATGCGCTCAAGATCAGCGACTCGTGGCGGGTGTTGCGGATCATGGGGGAGTTTGTCTGGGGCTTCGACAACCTGGCGTCGATCAAGGACGGCGTGTCGATCTTCGGCTCGGCCCGGACCAAGCCTGACGACCGGTACTATCGCGACGCCGTGACGGTCGCCCAATTGCTGGCGGCACACCGGATTCCCGTCATTACCGGTGGCGGCCCCGGCATCATGGAGGCCGGCAATCGCGGCGCCAAGGAGGCGGGGGGCGAGTCGGTGGGCTGCAACATCGAACTGCCGTTCGAGCAGGGCAATAACCCCTACCTGACCAAGAACCTGCTTTTCAAGTTCTTCTTCGTTCGCAAGACGATGTTCGTGAAGTATGCGACCGCGTTCATCGTCTTTCCCGGCGGCTACGGCACGATGGACGAGCTCTTCGAGGCGTTGACCCTGATTCAGACCGGCAAGGTGAAGTCGTTTCCCGTCATCCTCTTTGGCCGGGCGTACTGGGAAGGCATGGTCGAGTGGCTCTCGCACACCGTGGCGGGCGCCGGCAACATCAACACCGGCGACTTGACCCTCTTTCACCTGACCGACGATCCGGAAGAGGCCGTCCGGATCGTCCTCGAGGCCCGCGCCAAGCGCGCCTGA
- a CDS encoding metal-sensitive transcriptional regulator, with product MPASTPDHDISLDEPVAPCACARPGDGTHAVAVDPALKEAALNRLRRIEGQVRGLQRMLEEERYCADVLTQVSSVHEALRGVARILFRNHLEHCAATAIRSEDPEQTGAMYDELVELLYRNAR from the coding sequence ATGCCAGCGAGCACGCCCGACCACGACATCTCCCTCGACGAACCTGTGGCGCCCTGCGCCTGTGCCCGTCCCGGCGACGGCACCCACGCCGTGGCGGTGGATCCCGCGCTGAAGGAAGCGGCGCTGAACCGGCTCAGGCGGATCGAGGGACAGGTGCGCGGCCTGCAGCGCATGCTCGAAGAAGAGCGCTACTGCGCGGATGTGTTGACACAGGTCTCGTCGGTGCACGAGGCGCTGCGTGGAGTGGCGCGCATCCTCTTTCGGAACCACCTGGAACACTGCGCGGCCACCGCCATTCGATCGGAGGACCCGGAGCAGACCGGGGCAATGTACGATGAGCTGGTGGAGTTGTTGTACCGGAATGCGCGGTAG
- the speY gene encoding deoxyhypusine synthase codes for MTRPSSPYLRGQRIDPTAITGGEQIADLVDNAFLAYNAGRLREGCQLFTTRMLQPDTTVGMSLTGAMTPAGIGMSCLIPLMEAGFVDWIISTGANLYHDAHFALGLALHRGRHDADDVELRDKGVVRIYDIFFDYNVLLSTDAFVREVSARPEFQRAMSSAEYHYLLGGYLREREAALGLSKRSVLSTAHELAVPIYTSSPGDSSIGMNVAEQALAGSQLRFDVSADVNETAAIVLEAKRTGGKSGVLIAGGGSPKNFMLQTEPQIQEVLGIDERGHDYFLQMTDARPDVGGLSGATPNEAVSWGKIDPDQLPGTVVVYADNTITLPLLTAYALQRVAPRPPKRLYDRREGMMERLVTEYRAALAFRDQRADDAVGDRGGQ; via the coding sequence ATGACACGTCCCTCGAGCCCCTACCTGCGCGGCCAGCGCATCGATCCCACCGCCATCACCGGCGGCGAACAGATTGCCGACCTCGTGGACAACGCCTTCCTGGCCTACAACGCCGGGCGGCTCCGTGAAGGGTGTCAGCTCTTCACCACCCGGATGCTGCAGCCCGACACGACGGTGGGCATGAGCCTCACGGGTGCCATGACCCCGGCCGGCATCGGGATGAGCTGCCTCATCCCGCTGATGGAAGCGGGGTTTGTAGACTGGATCATTTCCACCGGCGCCAACCTCTATCACGACGCGCACTTCGCGCTCGGGCTCGCGCTGCACCGCGGCCGCCACGACGCCGACGACGTGGAGCTCCGCGACAAGGGCGTGGTGCGCATTTACGACATCTTCTTCGACTACAACGTGCTGCTCTCCACCGACGCCTTCGTGCGCGAGGTGTCGGCGCGGCCGGAGTTCCAGCGCGCCATGAGCTCGGCGGAGTATCACTATCTGCTGGGGGGCTACCTCCGGGAGCGGGAGGCGGCGCTCGGCCTGTCCAAACGCTCGGTGCTCTCCACCGCGCACGAGCTGGCGGTGCCGATCTACACGAGTTCCCCCGGCGACAGCTCGATCGGCATGAACGTCGCGGAACAGGCGCTGGCCGGGAGCCAGCTGCGATTTGACGTGAGCGCCGACGTGAACGAGACCGCGGCCATCGTGCTTGAGGCGAAGCGCACCGGCGGCAAGAGCGGCGTCCTCATTGCCGGCGGCGGCAGCCCCAAGAACTTCATGCTGCAGACCGAGCCGCAAATCCAGGAGGTGCTCGGGATCGACGAACGGGGCCATGATTACTTCCTGCAGATGACCGACGCCCGGCCCGATGTCGGCGGCCTCTCCGGCGCCACGCCGAACGAAGCCGTCAGCTGGGGCAAGATCGACCCGGACCAGCTCCCCGGGACCGTCGTCGTCTACGCCGACAACACCATCACCCTGCCCTTGCTCACCGCCTACGCACTGCAGCGGGTGGCGCCCCGTCCGCCCAAGCGTCTCTATGACCGGCGTGAGGGGATGATGGAACGGCTGGTCACGGAGTATCGCGCCGCGCTCGCCTTCCGGGACCAGCGCGCGGACGATGCGGTGGGAGATCGGGGTGGCCAGTAG
- a CDS encoding heavy metal translocating P-type ATPase — translation MPATTDRVTIPVSGMTCAACSARIQRTLERTPGVASANVNLMTNSATVEFDAAVASLDALVAAIRDTGYGAELPRPEASPGDEETADELRLAGELKSLRRKVAVSLVAAALAMLIGLPLGEAAAAQGAADPLMHLMMPLSAALRSVAPALYDVSADTWRWTLLCLTLPIVFWAGRHFYVRAWAAARHGGADMNTLVSVGTGAAFLFSLAMTVGASYFLARGVEPHVYYEAVVWIIALILLGNYLEARAKGRASAAIRKLVALRPDTAHVVRGGEVLELPLGQVRSGDELLVRPGETIPVDGVVLEGTTSVDEAMLTGEPTPVAKQPGSTVVGATLNRAGAIRFRATRVGGDTVLAQIIRMVREAQGAKAPIQQLSDRIAAVFVPVVIVIALATFALWYFLGPDPRVVRALAAAVTVLIIACPCAMGLAVPTAVMVSTGRGAERGVLFKGGNVLQRAAELDVVVLDKTGTITEGSPAVTQVRLVGAGDEPAVLTSAAALERMSEHPLGEAIVAATIDRGLTIPPVESFQVFPGKGVVGVVNGEGVLVGNRALFADWGIDSSSLHATADELADLGATPVLVSIGGAAAGVIAVADPIKPTSAAAVSALRALGLEVVMLTGDARGTAESVARQIGINVVVPEVLPEHKREVVQRLQADGKVVGMVGDGLNDAPALAQADVGIAIGTGTDVAIEAGDITLMRGDLAGVPEAVRLARRTLRVIKQNLFWAFAYNVVGIPVAAGALYPFFGILLTPTIAAAAMAVSSVSVVTNSLRLRRA, via the coding sequence ATGCCAGCCACCACCGATCGGGTCACCATTCCCGTCTCTGGAATGACCTGCGCTGCGTGCAGCGCGCGCATCCAGCGTACGCTGGAGCGCACCCCCGGGGTGGCGTCCGCCAACGTCAACCTGATGACCAATTCGGCCACCGTCGAATTCGATGCGGCGGTCGCCTCCCTCGATGCGCTCGTGGCCGCCATTCGCGACACCGGATACGGCGCGGAGCTCCCCCGCCCCGAGGCTTCACCGGGCGACGAGGAAACGGCGGACGAGCTGCGACTGGCCGGCGAACTGAAGAGCCTGCGCCGCAAGGTGGCGGTCAGTCTCGTCGCCGCCGCGCTCGCCATGCTCATCGGCCTCCCGCTCGGCGAGGCCGCCGCGGCGCAGGGCGCGGCCGACCCGCTGATGCACCTGATGATGCCGCTCAGCGCCGCGCTGCGCTCGGTGGCCCCTGCGCTCTACGATGTGAGCGCCGATACCTGGCGCTGGACGCTCCTCTGCCTCACCCTGCCAATCGTCTTCTGGGCCGGCCGGCATTTCTACGTGCGCGCCTGGGCCGCCGCGCGGCATGGCGGCGCCGACATGAACACCCTCGTTTCCGTGGGTACCGGCGCGGCGTTCCTCTTCAGCCTCGCCATGACGGTGGGCGCCTCGTACTTCCTGGCGCGTGGCGTCGAACCCCACGTGTACTACGAGGCGGTGGTCTGGATCATCGCGCTCATTCTGCTGGGGAACTATCTGGAGGCGCGCGCCAAGGGCCGTGCTTCCGCGGCCATCCGGAAGCTCGTGGCGCTGCGGCCAGATACCGCCCATGTGGTGCGGGGCGGGGAAGTGCTCGAGCTTCCACTGGGCCAGGTGCGCAGCGGCGATGAACTGCTGGTGCGGCCCGGCGAGACGATACCGGTGGATGGGGTCGTCCTGGAGGGCACCACGTCGGTCGACGAGGCGATGCTCACCGGGGAACCCACCCCCGTCGCCAAGCAACCCGGCAGCACCGTCGTCGGCGCCACCCTCAACCGCGCCGGCGCCATTCGCTTTCGCGCCACGCGTGTCGGGGGCGACACCGTCCTCGCGCAGATCATCCGCATGGTGCGGGAGGCGCAAGGCGCCAAGGCCCCCATCCAGCAGCTCTCCGACCGCATTGCCGCCGTCTTCGTGCCGGTGGTCATCGTCATCGCGCTCGCCACGTTTGCCCTGTGGTATTTCCTCGGGCCTGACCCCAGAGTGGTTCGCGCGCTCGCTGCCGCCGTCACGGTGCTCATCATCGCCTGTCCCTGCGCCATGGGGCTGGCGGTGCCCACCGCCGTCATGGTGTCCACCGGGCGCGGCGCCGAACGTGGTGTCCTCTTCAAGGGTGGCAATGTCCTGCAGCGCGCCGCCGAACTCGACGTGGTGGTGCTCGACAAGACCGGCACCATCACCGAAGGGAGCCCGGCGGTGACGCAGGTCCGGCTGGTCGGGGCAGGGGACGAGCCGGCGGTCCTCACCTCCGCGGCCGCGCTCGAGCGGATGAGTGAACACCCCCTTGGTGAGGCGATCGTGGCCGCCACCATCGACCGGGGTCTCACCATTCCCCCCGTGGAATCCTTTCAGGTCTTCCCGGGGAAGGGCGTCGTCGGTGTCGTCAACGGCGAAGGTGTACTGGTGGGAAACCGCGCGCTCTTCGCTGATTGGGGCATCGACAGCTCCTCGCTCCATGCCACAGCGGACGAACTGGCCGACCTCGGCGCGACGCCGGTGCTCGTCTCGATCGGCGGTGCCGCGGCCGGTGTCATCGCCGTGGCCGACCCGATCAAGCCGACGAGCGCCGCAGCCGTCTCGGCGTTGCGGGCGCTCGGGCTGGAAGTCGTGATGCTCACCGGCGACGCGCGCGGCACCGCCGAGAGCGTCGCGCGCCAGATCGGAATCAACGTCGTGGTGCCGGAGGTGCTGCCGGAGCACAAGCGCGAGGTGGTTCAGCGGCTGCAGGCCGACGGCAAGGTGGTCGGCATGGTGGGGGACGGCCTGAACGATGCACCGGCACTCGCCCAAGCCGATGTCGGCATCGCCATCGGCACCGGCACGGACGTGGCGATCGAGGCGGGCGACATCACGTTGATGCGCGGCGACCTGGCCGGTGTCCCCGAGGCGGTGCGGCTGGCCCGCCGCACCCTCCGCGTCATCAAGCAGAATCTCTTCTGGGCGTTTGCCTACAACGTCGTGGGCATCCCGGTCGCGGCCGGGGCGCTCTATCCATTCTTTGGCATTCTCCTCACGCCGACCATCGCCGCCGCCGCCATGGCGGTGAGCAGCGTGTCCGTCGTCACGAACAGCCTGCGCCTCCGGAGGGCCTGA
- a CDS encoding cation transporter: MQNLILHIEGMSCGHCLNAVNKALAALKGVEVDSVKIGRAELRFDPSLIDATAIAAAVSEEGYRATPAPSAG, from the coding sequence CGAAGGCATGTCCTGCGGGCACTGCCTCAATGCCGTCAACAAAGCCCTTGCCGCCCTCAAGGGGGTGGAGGTCGATTCGGTCAAGATTGGCCGGGCCGAACTCCGGTTCGACCCCTCCCTGATTGACGCGACCGCCATCGCCGCAGCCGTCTCCGAAGAAGGCTACCGCGCCACCCCCGCGCCGAGCGCGGGATGA